The following is a genomic window from Thermoanaerobaculia bacterium.
CGAGGGGACGCGCGCCGGTCGCCGCGATCGAGCGCGCGCACTCGGCGACCGCGATCGAGGCCCCCGTCTTCGGATCGAGAGCGCAGAAGAACGGGTTGACGTCGGTCTTGAGCGCCAGGCCCCTCTGATGCGCGGACGGCCGTCCGGGCTGCCCCGCGCCCGAGTCGTCGACCCACATCGTCGCCTTCAGCCGGATCACGGCGGCGTCGCCGCCGGGGCGCTCGACCGTGTTCGACCGCACCATGTGGTCGTACTGGTTCCAGATCCATCTTTTTTCGGCGATGTTCGGCGAGGCGAGAAGCCGTTCGAGGCACTGCCGGTAGTCGGCCGGCTCGGGCTCCTCCGTCCATCGGAACGGACCCCCGGCGGCCGGAAGCGGCGCGCGCGGCCGGCGGTACACCGGCGCCCGGTCGGCGAGCGGGCCGACCGGCATGTCCGCCACGACCTGGCCGTGAAACTTCAACACGACGCGCCCCGTGTCGGTCACCGTCCCGATCCGCACCGCGTCGAGCTCCCACTTGTGGAAGACGGCGAGTACTTCCGCGAGCCGCTCGGGCCTCGCGACGAGGAGCATCCGCTCCTGGGATTCGGAGAGCATGATCTCGTAGGGCGTCATCCCCGGCTCGCGCGTGGGGACGTCGGAGAGCTCGATCTCGAGGCCGGCGCCGCCGCGCCCGGCCATCTCGAAGGAGGACGACGTCAGTCCCGCCGCGCCCATGTCCTGGATCCCGACGACCGCGTCTCCCTTGAAAATCTCGAGGCAGGCCTCGAGGAGCAGCTTCTCGGTGAACGGGTCGCCGACCTGGACGTTCGGACGCTTCGACGCCGCTCCGCCTTCGCCGAATTCCGCGGACGCCATCGTCGCGCCGTGGATCCCGTCCCGGCCGGTCTTCGAGCCGACGTAGACGACCGCGTTCCCGGGCCCGGCGGCCGTTCCCTTGAAGATGCGCTCGCGCCGGACGAGGCCGACGTTCATGACGTTGACGAGGATGTTCCCGTTGTACGCCGGATGGAACGTCGTCTCGCCGCCGAGCGTCGGGATCCCGATGCAGTTGCCGTAGCCGGCGATGCCCCGCACGACGCCGTCGACGAGGTGGCGCATGCGCGGCGCGTCGAGGTCGCCGAATCGCAGGGAGTTCAGCGACGCGATGGGCCGCGCGCCCATCGTGAAGACGTCGCGCAGGATCCCGCCGACGCCGGTCGCCGCGCCCTGATACGGCTCGATGAAGGACGGGTGGTTGTGCGACTCCATCTTGAAGGCGGCGCAGAGGCCGTCGCCGAGATCCACGACGCCGGCGTTCTCGCCGGGGCCCTGGACGACCCGGGGACCGGTCGTCGGGAAGGTCTTGAGGTATATCCGCGACGACTTGTACGAGCAGTGCTCCGACCACATCGCGGAGAAGATCCCGAGCTCCGTGATCGTCGGCTCGCGTCCCAGGATCTCGAGGATGTTCCGGTACTCCTCGTCGGTGAGCTGGTGCTCGGCGACGAGATCGGGTGTGATCGAGGTCATCTCCCGCTAATTTATCTCATCCGGCTTGGAAAGCGTCTCGTGTCCGCGCTCCCGCTCTTTGGCGCTCCGCACGCTCTTTTCCTCGGGCTCTCCGAAAAGCGCCGGCTCGAGGTATGTTCCCTGTTCCTGTTCCGGCTTGATCTCCTCGACCGGAATGCGGTGCGCGTCGGCCCAGGCATCGTGACGGATGCCGGTCACCATCCAGGATACTTCCGCTCCGGGAACTCCGCCGGCGATTCGAAACGTGTTGCCACTCACCTTCTGCGCGACGTAGAGGCTCGGCTGAGGCGTTCCGATCGCCGTGAGCTGGTACCGGAAATCGCGATTCAACGCCTCGAACCAATCGGGAAGCGTGATCGTGGCCGTGCCCGACGTATCGAGAGTCGTCACACCGTCGTAGATGTTCTTCATGTCGGGAGACTCGACGAAGGAGTGGGAAAGGTACTTGTGGGCGGGATCGAGCGGATGGTCGATCTTGAAGGAACCACCCAACTTCGAAAGCGTGCCGTTGACGTGGACGTCACCGTCGAAGTAACCGGCATAGCTCGCGCCGTGGCTGTTGCCGTAAATGGCGTACGCCCCTGCGTGACCGGTCTCTCCGTACACGCCGACACCGCTGCTGCTGTCTTCTCCATGAACTCCGGCACTGAAGCCCCCGCTCGAGCTCCGCCCGTCGACGCCATCGAGGGCGCTGCTGCCGAACACGCCGTAGTTCTGCCCGGCCAGGTAGCCGACGGTTCCGGTGGTCAGGTTTTGGCCCTGAACTCCCGCGGCTGTCGCAAAGCTCGTCTCTCCGATGATCCCGTTGCCGGCGAGGCTGTTGCCCTCAATCCCGGTCCCTTTGTTATTGAAGCCGAAGACGCCGACTCCGTCGGAGGAGGAGGCGTTTCCGTAGACGCCGATGCCGGCCGTGCCGGCGCCCGCGGACCCGAGAACGCCATACGATGCACCCTCTCCCCAGACGCCGGCGCTGGCTCCGCTCTTGCCGTATACGCCGGAATTCTCTGTATTGGTGACGGAAAACGCCGGATGGTCAGAAATGGAGGTGGTCCCCGCATAAGGCAAAGTGAGCCCACCCCCTCCCGTCACCGCGTCGATCGTGATCGTCTTGCCGCTGACGTTGACCGTCGTGTTGGCGCCGTGCGCGATCGTCAGCGCCCCCGTCAATCCGTTCAGGCTCGTCACCCCCGCCGTTCCCCCGCCGCTTCCGAGG
Proteins encoded in this region:
- the purL gene encoding phosphoribosylformylglycinamidine synthase subunit PurL encodes the protein MTSITPDLVAEHQLTDEEYRNILEILGREPTITELGIFSAMWSEHCSYKSSRIYLKTFPTTGPRVVQGPGENAGVVDLGDGLCAAFKMESHNHPSFIEPYQGAATGVGGILRDVFTMGARPIASLNSLRFGDLDAPRMRHLVDGVVRGIAGYGNCIGIPTLGGETTFHPAYNGNILVNVMNVGLVRRERIFKGTAAGPGNAVVYVGSKTGRDGIHGATMASAEFGEGGAASKRPNVQVGDPFTEKLLLEACLEIFKGDAVVGIQDMGAAGLTSSSFEMAGRGGAGLEIELSDVPTREPGMTPYEIMLSESQERMLLVARPERLAEVLAVFHKWELDAVRIGTVTDTGRVVLKFHGQVVADMPVGPLADRAPVYRRPRAPLPAAGGPFRWTEEPEPADYRQCLERLLASPNIAEKRWIWNQYDHMVRSNTVERPGGDAAVIRLKATMWVDDSGAGQPGRPSAHQRGLALKTDVNPFFCALDPKTGASIAVAECARSIAATGARPLAVTDCLNFGSPEKPEVMEQFALAVEGISEACRALETPVVSGNVSFYNETEGRAILPTPTIGMVGLLDDVEKHVSIGFRGDGDLIALAGETRDELGGSEFLRVIRGRDEGPCPSLDLPAEKHLIEFLVGAAVASLLSSAHDVSDGGFAVALCESAFPRGLGARITLVSEGVRPSAVLFGESTGRALVSFPRGNAETLRDRAASAGVPFSVVGTVSGGSIRVALDGRTVIDAPLDPLRALWSTAFQTAVEKDPTVE